The window GAGTCAGTTTTCCTACAGAGGGTGATGCCCTATCCAAGGTCAGGGAAGAGGTAGAATCCAAAAAACTACATACCGTTTGTGAATCAGCAAGTTGCCCGAACCTCAATCATTGTTGGAACCGTAGGACTGCCACCTATATGCTTTCTGGAGATATCTGCACAAGGCGCTGCCAATACTGTGATGTGGCTTTTGGAAAACCAAAACCACTCGACTTAGAGGAACCGGAACGAGTGGCAAGGTCGGTGGCGGAACTAGGGCTCCGCCATGTAGTATTAACAGCAGTGAATCGTGACGATTTAAAAGATGGGGGGGCGACTCATTTTGCCGAAACCATCACAAAAATTAAGTCCTATCTTCCAACATGTTCCATTGAAGTCTTAATCCCTGATTTTAAAGCCAAAGAAGAATCCTTAGAAATTCTTTATGATGCAAAACCCAATATCATCAACCATAACATTGAAACCGTGGAACGTTTGTTCCCCACAATCACTCCTCAAAAAAACTACAAACGTTCTTTAGAGGTACTTTCTCATATCTCCAAACATGGATTTCTCACAAAAAGTGGACTGATTTTAGGACTGGGGGAAAAGGAAGAAGACGTAAAACAGTGTTTAGACGATCTTTATACCCACGGGGTTCGGATGCTTACCATTGGCCAATACCTCCAACCAGGCCCTACCCACTACCCG of the Leptospira kanakyensis genome contains:
- the lipA gene encoding lipoyl synthase, whose translation is MNPLKKKPRSKNISPRAVHPEWMKVRVSFPTEGDALSKVREEVESKKLHTVCESASCPNLNHCWNRRTATYMLSGDICTRRCQYCDVAFGKPKPLDLEEPERVARSVAELGLRHVVLTAVNRDDLKDGGATHFAETITKIKSYLPTCSIEVLIPDFKAKEESLEILYDAKPNIINHNIETVERLFPTITPQKNYKRSLEVLSHISKHGFLTKSGLILGLGEKEEDVKQCLDDLYTHGVRMLTIGQYLQPGPTHYPVQEFVKPEVFEFWKETAYKIGFKTIASGPLVRSSYHADEYFSE